A window of Spirochaetota bacterium genomic DNA:
CAAAGTTAACAAGAATACCAACTTTAAGTCCGGTTGCTTTTAAATATGAACGAATTTGAGCATAATGTGATTTACTAAAATTTTCCACAGTCTTGAGTTCAATAATAATTCTATTTTCTACAAGAATATCAAGCCTAGGACAGCCAATTTGTTCATCTTGATAAGAGATAATAACTTCCTTTTCATTTTCTGCTGTAATATTACAATTGTTTAACTCAATTAATAATGCCTTTGTATAAATACTTTCCAAAAACCCTGGACCAAGAGTATTATGAACCTTAATAACAGACTTTATTATTAATTCAGTTAGTTTATCTTCTTTATATTCAATCCCCTTATCCCCTATTTTACACTAATTTGTGGGTAGATGTAAGGGGGGATTTAGGGAATCTTAAATTATTTGATAAATGATCGTAACTATAAAAATCAGTCAGCTTGAATAATTATTTTTACCAATCAAAATCTTAACAATACCCGGATGATTGCCTTGCTAAACGGAAAGAATACAATCAGCAATGCTCAATTTGCCGCGCCAATGGCAAAATCATCGCCAAATATA
This region includes:
- a CDS encoding GxxExxY protein translates to MGDKGIEYKEDKLTELIIKSVIKVHNTLGPGFLESIYTKALLIELNNCNITAENEKEVIISYQDEQIGCPRLDILVENRIIIELKTVENFSKSHYAQIRSYLKATGLKVGILVNFAKEGADFRRIEIY